One genomic region from Prunus persica cultivar Lovell chromosome G3, Prunus_persica_NCBIv2, whole genome shotgun sequence encodes:
- the LOC18783917 gene encoding cysteine-rich receptor-like protein kinase 10, whose product MQFLALYAPYFLFVLCLLQVSHPTIAQKINQFSNCNTTLNYTSGSLYEQNLNLTLSYLVANASLTGFYTTSIGENSDVVYGLVQCRGDLSKVDCHACANTAATEIRQLCFSQKEASVGYINCSLQYSAQRFFSTFDSFPGVQLHNTKTATDPALFKSQSGNLVKNLSSKAASNPSRFDLGFTSYTDFNDIYGMAQCTQDLAENTCLTCLQEIASHVPECCDGYVGATLISKSCYLRYEIYSFFLSPIAHQPPPVASPPSPSLLEPKASHAGKFLGKKSNSKIILIIVIPLALALTVLATGCAGYLFWKKAKRNGVDDVPDLLEDGNNSMDALLIGLRSLKVATNNFSEAYKLGEGGFGPVYKGTLPDEQEIAVKRLSRSSEQGLAELKTEVMLVAKLLHRNLVRLLGFCLEDEEKLLVYEYLPNGSLDKILFDQRRPFGLEWERRFKIIVGIARGLLYLHEDSQLRIVHRDLKASNILLDEEMNPKISDFGLAKLFCGSQTHGNTNRISGTFGYMAPEYAKNGKFSTKSDAFSFGVLVMEIITGRKNSSFRNFSNLQSYAWQHWANGTALELLDPRLGDQWPRYEVLKCFHIGLLCVQEAPAERPTMSEVVMMLNSYTINSTVPSQPAFYVRQESSADSQQSVARLESYGALELDQLAEATQSVNDITVTELCPR is encoded by the exons ATGCAATTTCTTGCATTATATGCTccttattttctctttgttttatgCCTTCTTCAAGTTTCCCATCCCACTATAGCCCAAAAGATCAACCAGTTTTCGAACTGTAACACTACTTTGAATTACACTTCTGGGAGTCTTTATGAGCAAAACCTAAACCTTACCCTCAGTTATCTTGTTGCTAATGCTTCTCTAACAGGATTCTACACCACAAGTATTGGTGAGAACAGTGATGTGGTTTATGGCCTTGTTCAGTGCAGGGGAGACCTCTCTAAAGTTGATTGCCATGCTTGTGCAAATACAGCTGCAACTGAGATAAGGCAACTCTGTTTTAGCCAGAAGGAGGCTTCGGTTGGTTATATAAATTGCTCGTTACAGTATTCGGCTCAGCGTTTCTTCTCTACTTTCGACAGTTTTCCAGGAGTACAGTTACATAACACCAAGACAGCAACTGATCCTGCTCTTTTTAAAAGCCAGTCAGGCAACTTGGTTAAGAACCTTTCATCAAAAGCTGCTTCTAATCCTTCCAGATTTGATCTTGGGTTCACCAGTTACACAGATTTTAATGATATATATGGCATGGCCCAGTGCACCCAAGACTTAGCAGAAAACACCTGCTTAACTTGCCTGCAAGAGATTGCCAGCCATGTTCCTGAGTGCTGTGATGGATATGTTGGGGCTACACTAATTTCCAAAAGTTGTTATCTTCGGTACGAGatatattcattttttctGTCACCAATAGCGCATCAGCCACCTCCAGTGGCATCTCCTCCATCTCCTTCCTTGCTTGAGCCTAAGGCTAGTCATGCTGGTAAATTCTTAG GAAAGAAGAGCAATTCAAAAATCATCCTTATCATAGTAATCCCACTAGCTTTAGCATTGACTGTGTTAGCCACAGGCTGTGCTGGTTACTTATTCTGGAAAAAGGCTAAGAGAAATGGGGTTG ATGATGTTCCTGATTTACTTGAAGATGGTAATAATAGCATGGATGCACTTTTGATTGGACTAAGATCACTTAAAGTCGCAACCAACAATTTCTCAGAAGCATATAAACTTGGAGAAGGTGGATTCGGTCCAGTTTACAAG GGAACACTGCCCGATGAACAAGAAATAGCTGTCAAGAGGCTGTCACGTAGTTCAGAGCAAGGTCTAGCAGAACTAAAAACGGAAGTGATGCTGGTTGCTAAGTTACTGCACCGGAATCTGGTAAGACTGTTAGGCTTCTGCTtagaagatgaagagaagcTACTCGTCTATGAATACCTACCCAATGGGAGCTTGGACAAGATCTTGTTTG ATCAGAGGAGACCATTTGGCTTAGAATGGGAAAGAAGGTTCAAAATTATTGTTGGAATTGCTAGAGGGCTACTTTATCTGCATGAAGATTCTCAGCTTAGGATTGTTCATCGAGATTTGAAAGCCAGCAACATCCTGCTAGACGAAGAGATGAATCCCAAAATATCTGATTTTGGTTTAGCCAAACTGTTTTGTGGTAGCCAAACTCATGGCAATACAAATCGGATTTCTGGTACTTT TGGATACATGGCACCGGAATATGCTAAAAATGGGAAATTTTCGACTAAATCTGATGCCTTTAGTTTTGGGGTTTTGGTTATGGAAATTATTACAGGTCGAAAGAATTCCAGCTTCCGCAATTTCTCAAATCTTCAAAGTTAT GCGTGGCAGCATTGGGCCAATGGAACAGCTTTGGAGTTATTGGATCCAAGATTGGGTGACCAGTGGCCTAGATATGAAGTTCTGAAGTGCTTCCACATTGGGTTATTATGCGTGCAAGAAGCTCCTGCTGAAAGACCTACCATGTCTGAGGTTGTTATGATGCTCAATAGTTACACCATAAACTCCACCGTCCCGTCACAGCCAGCATTTTATGTCCGGCAAGAGAGCTCTGCAGACTCACAGCAGTCGGTGGCTCGCCTCGAAAGTTATGGTGCATTAGAACTTGATCAGTTAGCAGAAGCAACTCAATCAGTAAATGACATAACAGTCACTGAACTCTGTCCTCGCTAG